Proteins encoded by one window of Arachis ipaensis cultivar K30076 chromosome B04, Araip1.1, whole genome shotgun sequence:
- the LOC107639121 gene encoding ATP-dependent zinc metalloprotease FTSH 2, chloroplastic — translation MAASLACLGGSGLSMQSGKITLDFNGRYLFSSRRLSSANKEPRVKSVNASLDQRKHEGRREFLKLLNVGVGLPALLGSGKAFADEQGVSSSRMSYSRFLEYLDKDRVKKVDLFENGTIAVVEAVSPELGNRVQRVRVQLPGLSQELLQKFREKNIDFAAHNAQEESGNLLFNLIGNLAFPLILIGGLFLLSRRSSGGMGGPGGPGFPLAFGQSKAKFQMEPNTGVTFDDVAGVDEAKQDFMEVVEFLKKPERFTAVGARIPKGVLLVGPPGTGKTLLAKAIAGEAGVPFFSISGSEFVEMFVGVGASRVRDLFKKAKENAPCIVFVDEIDAVGRQRGTGIGGGNDEREQTLNQLLTEMDGFEGNTGIIVIAATNRADILDSALLRPGRFDRQVTVDVPDIRGRTEILKVHGSNKKFEGDVSLEVIAMRTPGFSGADLANLMNEAAILAGRRGKTAISSKEIDDSIDRIVAGMEGTVMTDGKSKSLVAYHEVGHAICGTLTPGHDPVQKVTLVPRGQARGLTWFIPNDDPTLISKQQLFARIVGGLGGRAAEEVIFGEPEVTTGAAGDLQQITGLAKQMVTTFGMSDIGPWSLMDASAQSADVIMRMMARNSMSEKLAEDIDAAIKRLSDEAYEIALEHIRNNREAIDKIVDVLLEKETMTGDEFRALLSEFVEIPAENRVPPSTPSPVTV, via the exons ATGGCAGCCTCTTTGGCCTGTCTTGGTGGAAGTGGTTTATCTATGCAAAGCGGCAAAATAACTCTTGACTTCAACGGGAGATATCTCTTCTCATCTCGTAGACTTTCATCAGCGAATAAAGAACCAAGGGTCAAATCTGTAAATGCATCCttggatcaaaggaagcatgaaggGAGGAGGGAGTTTCTTAAATTGTTGAATGTGGGAGTTGGGCTACCTGCATTATTGGGAAGTGGGAAAGCTTTCGCCGATGAACAAGGGGTTTCCTCCTCCAGAATGTCTTATTCTAGATTTCTTGAGTATTTAGACAAAGATAGAGTTAAAAAAGTGGATTTGTTTGAGAACGGAACAATAGCTGTTGTAGAGGCTGTTTCTCCTGAGTTGGGTAATAGGGTGCAACGAGTGCGAGTTCAACTTCCAGGACTTAGCCAAGAGCTTCTACAGAAATTCAGGGAAAAGAATATTGACTTTGCAGCTCATAATGCCCAAGAAGAGTCGGGCAATCTATTGTTTAACCTGATTGGGAATCTTGCTTTCCCTCTAATATTGATCGGAGGATTGTTCCTTCTTTCAAGAAGATCATCTGGTGGGATGGGAGGTCCTGGTGGGCCTGGATTTCCTCTTGCTTTTGGTCAATCTAAGGCTAAGTTTCAAATGGAACCTAATACCGGAGTGACATTTGATGATGTTGCTGGGGTGGATGAAGCTAAACAGGACTTTATGGAGGTAGTGGAGTTTCTGAAGAAGCCTGAGAGGTTCACTGCTGTTGGGGCTCGCATACCGAAAGGAGTTCTTCTTGTTGGTCCTCCAGGAACCGGTAAGACGCTGTTAGCCAAGGCTATTGCAGGGGAAGCAGGTGTCCCATTCTTCTCCATCTCAGGTTCTGAGTTTGTTGAGATGTTTGTTGGTGTTGGTGCTTCTCGTGTTCGTGATTTATTCAAGAAGGCCAAAGAGAATGCTCCTTGCATTGTTTTTGTTGATGAAATCGATGCTGTTGGAAGGCAAAGAGGTACTGGAATTGGAGGAGGGAATGATGAAAGAGAACAGACCCTCAACCAACTTTTGACAGAAATGGATGGGTTCGAGGGTAATACCGGTATCATTGTCATTGCAGCAACTAACAGAGCTGACATTCTTGACTCTGCTTTATTGAGACCTGGACGGTTTGATAGACAG GTGACAGTTGATGTTCCAGACATTCGTGGAAGGACTGAGATCCTCAAGGTTCATGGCAGCAACAAAAAGTTTGAAGGTGATGTTTCTCTCGAGGTAATTGCAATGAGAACACCTGGTTTTAGTGGAGCAGATCTTGCAAATCTAATGAATGAAGCTGCTATATTGGCCGGTAGGCGTGGGAAGACGGCAATTTCTTCGAAAGAGATTGATGATTCAATTGATAGAATTGTTGCTGGAATGGAAGGAACAGTGATGACAGATGGGAAGAGCAAAAGTCTAGTGGCATATCATGAAGTTGGGCATGCCATTTGCGG AACTTTGACTCCTGGTCATGACCCTGTACAAAAGGTGACGCTAGTTCCTCGTGGGCAAGCTCGGGGTCTTACTTGGTTCATCCCTAATGACGACCCAACTCTAATTTCCAAACAGCAACTCTTCGCGAGAATTGTTGGTGGACTAGGTGGTAGAGCTGCAGAGGAAGTTATTTTTGGTGAGCCTGAGGTTACAACTGGAGCAGCTGGTGATTTGCAGCAAATAACCGGTTTGGCCAAACAG ATGGTTACCACATTTGGAATGTCTGATATTGGTCCTTGGTCACTCATGGATGCCTCGGCTCAAAGCGCAGATGTCATTATGAGAATGATGGCTAGAAACTCGATGTCAGAAAAGCTCGCCGAAGACATTGACGCCGCTATCAAGAGGCTCTCAGATGAAGCATATGAAATTGCATTGGAACATATAAGGAACAACCGTGAAGCAATTGATAAGATTGTGGATGTCCTTCTGGAGAAGGAGACAATGACGGGCGATGAATTCCGAGCTCTGCTATCCGAGTTTGTCGAAATTCCGGCTGAAAATCGGGTCCCTCCTTCAACTCCCTCACCAGTCACTGTTTGA